A stretch of the Phoenix dactylifera cultivar Barhee BC4 unplaced genomic scaffold, palm_55x_up_171113_PBpolish2nd_filt_p 002934F, whole genome shotgun sequence genome encodes the following:
- the LOC103704852 gene encoding alcohol dehydrogenase 1: MAGTAGQVIKCKAAVAWEAGKPLVIEEVEVAPPQAMEVRVKILYTSLCHTDVYFWEAKGQTPVFPRIFGHEAGGIVESVGEGVTDLAPGDHVLPVFTGECKECAHCKSAESNMCDLLRINTDRGVMINDGKTRFSINGKPIYHFVGTSTFSEYTVIHVGCLAKINPLAPLDKVCVLSCGISTGFGATVNVAKPLKGSTVAIFGLGAVGLAAAEGARVSGASRIIGVDLNASRFEEAKKFGCTEFLNPMDYKKPVQEVIAEMTNGGVDRSVECTGNIKAMISAFECVHDGWGVAVLVGVPHKDAEFKTHPMNLLNERTLKGTFFGNYKPRSDLPSVVEKYMNKELEVEKFITHSVPFSEINKAFEYMLKGEGLRCIIRMED; encoded by the exons ATGGCAGGCACTGCGGGTCAAGTAATCAAATGCAAAG CGGCGGTCGCGTGGGAGGCCGGGAAGCCTCTGGTGATCGAGGAGGTGGAGGTCGCGCCGCCGCAGGCGATGGAGGTTCGGGTGAAGATCCTTTATACTTCCCTCTGCCACACTGATGTCTACTTCTGGGAAGCCAAG GGCCAGACTCCTGTGTTTCCTCGGATCTTTGGCCATGAGGCTGGAGG GATTGTAGAGAGTGTTGGGGAGGGTGTGACTGATCTTGCACCAGGAGACCACGTCCTCCCTGTATTCACTGGAGAATGCAAAGAGTGTGCTCATTGTAAGTCTGCGGAGAGCAACATGTGTGATCTCCTCAGGATAAACACCGACCGGGGAGTGATGATCAATGATGGGAAAACGAGGTTCAGTATCAATGGAAAGCCCATTTACCATTTCGTAGGAACCTCCACCTTCAGCGAGTACACCGTCATTCATGTCGGCTGTCTTGCCAAGATCAACCCCTTGGCTCCCCTCGACAAGGTTTGCGTTCTTAGCTGCGGCATTTCGACAG GGTTCGGTGCGACTGTTAATGTTGCAAAACCACTGAAGGGATCGACAGTGGCTATTTTCGGTTTGGGAGCTGTAGGCCTTGCT GCTGCAGAAGGGGCTAGGGTTTCTGGGGCGTCGAGGATCATTGGTGTTGACCTGAACGCCAGCAGGTTTGAGGAAG CAAAAAAGTTCGGTTGCACAGAGTTTTTGAATCCAATGGATTATAAGAAACCAGTCCAAGAG GTGATTGCTGAGATGACTAATGGTGGCGTTGATCGAAGCGTCGAATGCACTGGCAACATAAAAGCCATGATATCTGCATTTGAATGTGTTCATGAT GGTTGGGGTGTTGCTGTACTGGTTGGGGTGCCTCACAAGGACGCCGAGTTCAAAACCCACCCAATGAACCTCCTCAATGAAAGGACTCTTAAGGGAACCTTCTTTGGGAACTATAAACCGCGCTCTGACCTTCCTTCAGTCGTTGAGAAGTATATGAACAAG GAGCTAGAAGTGGAGAAGTTCATCACCCACAGTGTGCCTTTTTCTGAAATCAACAAGGCCTTCGAGTACATGCTTAAGGGGGAAGGTCTTCGGTGCATCATCCGCATGGAGGATTAG